The following proteins are encoded in a genomic region of Leishmania mexicana MHOM/GT/2001/U1103 complete genome, chromosome 25:
- a CDS encoding histone H4 → MAKGKRSADAKGSQKRQKKVLRDNIRGITRGCVRRMARRGGVKRISSDIYEEVRRVLKAYVEDIVRCSTAYTEYARKKTVTASDVVNALRKKGHILYGYA, encoded by the coding sequence ATGGCCAAGGGTAAGCGCTCCGCTGATGCCAAGGGCAGCCAGAAGCGCCAGaagaaggtgctgcgcgacaaCATCCGCGGCATTACACGCGGCTGTGTCCGCCGCAtggcgcgccgcggtggcgtgaAGCGCATCTCGAGCGACATCTACGAAgaggtgcgccgcgtgcTGAAGGCCTACGTGGAGGACAttgtgcgctgcagcacggcctACACCGAGTACGCCCGCAAGAAGACCGTGACGGCGTCTGATGTTGTGAATGCGCTGCGCAAGAAGGGCCACATCCTGTACGGCTACGCGTAA